The Salvelinus namaycush isolate Seneca chromosome 38, SaNama_1.0, whole genome shotgun sequence genome includes a window with the following:
- the LOC120031739 gene encoding probable G protein-coupled receptor 85, translating to MIPPPSMANYSHAGDHNILQNVSPLATFLKLTSLGFIIGVGVVGNLLISILLVKDKSLHRAPYYFLLDLCASDILRSAICFPFVFTSVKNGSTWTYGTLTCKVIAFLGVLSCFHTAFMLFCVSVTRYLAIAHHRFYTKRLTFWTCLAVICMVWTLSVAMAFPPVLDVGTYSFIREEDQCTFQHRSFRANDSLGFMLLLALILLATQLVYLKLIFFVHDRRKMKPVQFVPAVSQNWTFHGPGASGQAAANWLAGFGRGPTPPTLLGIRQNSNAAGRRRLLVLDEFKTEKRISRMFYIMTFFFLTLWGPYLVACYWRVFARGPAVPGGYLTAAVWMSFAQAGVNPFICIFSNRELRRCFSTTLLYCRKSRLPREPYCVI from the coding sequence ATGATCCCTCCTCCATCTATGGCGAACTATAGCCATGCAGGGGACCACAACATCTTGCAGAATGTCTCTCCTCTCGCCACGTTTCTCAAACTGACGTCCCTGGGTTTTATCATTGGAGTCGGCGTCGTTGGCAACCTCCTGATCTCCATCCTACTGGTCAAAGACAAGAGCCTGCACCGCGCACCGTACTACTTCCTGCTGGACCTGTGCGCCTCGGACATCCTGCGCTCCGCCATCTGCTTCCCCTTTGTCTTCACCTCTGTCAAGAATGGTTCCACCTGGACGTACGGCACGCTTACCTGCAAAGTGATAGCCTTCCTGGGGGTGCTGTCCTGCTTTCACACAGCGTTCATGCTCTTCTGTGTGAGTGTGACACGCTACCTGGCCATAGCCCACCACCGCTTCTACACCAAGAGGCTCACCTTCTGGACGTGTTTGGCAGTCATCTGCATGGTGTGGACGTTGTCGGTGGCCATGGCCTTTCCCCCGGTGCTGGACGTAGGGACGTACTCCTTCATCAGGGAGGAGGACCAGTGTACGTTCCAGCACCGCTCGTTCAGAGCCAACGACTCCCTGGGCTTCATGCTGCTCCTCGCCCTGATCCTCCTGGCCACCCAGCTTGTCTACCTCAAGCTAATCTTCTTCGTCCACGACCGCCGGAAGATGAAACCAGTCCAGTTCGTGCCTGCTGTCAGCCAGAACTGGACCTTCCATGGTCCCGGGGCCAGCGGCCAGGCAGCAGCTAACTGGCTGGCGGGGTTTGGCAGGGGCCCCACCCCGCCCACCCTGCTGGGCATCAGGCAGAACAGCAATGCAGCCGGCCGGCGACGCCTGCTGGTGCTGGACGAGTTTAAGACTGAAAAGAGGATAAGTAGGATGTTCTACATCATGACCTTCTTCTTCCTCACACTGTGGGGCCCATACCTAGTGGCCTGCTATTGGAGGGTGTTTGCCAGGGGCCCCGCGGTCCCAGGGGGGTACCTGACCGCGGCGGTGTGGATGAGCTTCGCCCAGGCGGGAGTCAATCCCTTTATCTGCATCTTCTCCAACAGGGAGCTCCGGCGCTGCTTCAGCACCACTCTCCTTTACTGCAGAAAGTCCAGGTTACCTAGGGAACCCTACTGCGTTATATGA